A single genomic interval of Natronoarchaeum philippinense harbors:
- a CDS encoding TIGR00341 family protein, translating into MRYLEIRVPSGKRSAVLGILEDEGVDYVASDETSGRGYTAVVRFPLPTRAVEPVLDRLHEAGIDDDASVVVIDAETVLSEQFARLRDQYGRGGKRGARTSRQVLRTKAEELMPVFPIYVAMLLISAVVATAGLLADSPAVVVGSMVIAPLIGPALAANIGIVTGDGNLRSTGFAYQFAGLAVVISASIGIAVLARLAGLEPAGVDIVVATELEERVSPNLLSLAVALGAGVAGILSLTRGFSEAIVGVMIAAALIPPAAAVGITVAWGMYGAALGAAGLVAVNVLSINFAALSTLWIAGYRPQGLFEVAPTRTETYAYAALFAAALLVLAAPLAGVTMLDIHTTQVQSAAEADVAAVLNESEYGEYELETVEVVLDEDYPVRSIDRVLITVSSRDPGVSPALTDRLYRELSEDTEEPLVVEVQFIVADEQRQSSSASASLRAGAGGQLDRRYSGQ; encoded by the coding sequence ATGCGCTACCTCGAAATCAGGGTGCCGAGCGGCAAACGGAGTGCCGTCCTCGGCATTCTCGAGGATGAGGGCGTCGATTACGTCGCCAGCGACGAGACGAGCGGCCGAGGCTACACCGCGGTCGTCCGCTTTCCACTCCCGACTCGGGCCGTCGAACCGGTACTCGATCGCCTGCACGAGGCGGGTATCGACGACGACGCCAGCGTCGTCGTGATCGACGCCGAGACGGTGCTGTCCGAACAGTTCGCTCGGCTCCGAGACCAGTACGGCCGCGGCGGTAAGCGGGGCGCCCGCACGTCGCGGCAGGTCCTCCGGACGAAAGCCGAGGAGCTGATGCCGGTGTTCCCGATCTACGTCGCAATGTTGCTGATCAGCGCCGTCGTCGCTACAGCCGGGCTGCTCGCGGATTCGCCGGCGGTCGTCGTCGGATCGATGGTGATCGCGCCGCTGATCGGTCCCGCGCTGGCGGCCAACATCGGGATCGTCACCGGTGACGGCAATCTCAGATCGACCGGATTCGCCTACCAGTTCGCCGGTCTCGCCGTGGTCATCTCGGCCTCGATCGGCATCGCCGTCCTCGCCCGTCTGGCGGGCCTCGAACCGGCGGGCGTCGACATCGTCGTGGCGACAGAACTCGAAGAGCGCGTCTCGCCGAACCTGCTCTCGCTGGCGGTCGCGCTCGGCGCCGGCGTCGCCGGCATCCTGAGTCTGACACGAGGGTTTTCGGAAGCGATCGTCGGCGTCATGATCGCCGCCGCGCTCATCCCGCCAGCGGCCGCCGTCGGGATCACCGTCGCGTGGGGGATGTACGGGGCGGCGCTGGGCGCTGCCGGACTCGTGGCCGTGAACGTGCTGTCGATCAACTTCGCGGCTCTCTCGACGCTGTGGATTGCGGGCTATCGCCCACAGGGGCTGTTCGAGGTCGCCCCGACGCGGACGGAAACCTACGCGTACGCGGCGCTCTTCGCCGCCGCGTTGCTGGTGCTGGCGGCGCCGCTGGCCGGCGTCACGATGCTCGACATCCACACCACGCAGGTCCAATCGGCCGCCGAAGCGGACGTGGCTGCCGTGCTCAACGAGTCCGAATACGGTGAGTACGAGCTCGAAACCGTCGAAGTGGTGCTCGACGAGGACTACCCCGTTCGGTCGATCGACCGCGTTCTCATTACGGTCTCCAGCCGCGATCCGGGCGTCAGCCCGGCGTTGACCGATCGCCTCTACCGCGAACTCAGCGAGGACACCGAGGAGCCGCTGGTCGTCGAAGTACAGTTCATCGTCGCCGACGAGCAACGCCAGTCGAGTTCTGCTTCGGCGTCGCTTCGCGCGGGCGCTGGAGGGCAACTCGACCGCCGATATTCCGGACAGTAA